The Melospiza georgiana isolate bMelGeo1 chromosome Z, bMelGeo1.pri, whole genome shotgun sequence genome contains a region encoding:
- the TAL2 gene encoding T-cell acute lymphocytic leukemia protein 2, with protein sequence MTRKIFSNTRERWRQQNVNSAFAKLRKLIPTHPPDKKLSKNETLRLAMRYINFLVKVLGEPGLQQTAVAARGSILGLFQQAPHLQSMEELTLIENCGVSCPGMGSNIAECWSEASSP encoded by the coding sequence ATGACGAGGAAGATCTTCAGCAACACCAGGGAGAGGTGGAGGCAGCAAAATGTCAACAGTGCCTTTGCCAAGCTGAGGAAGCTCATTCCCACGCACCCACCAGACAAAAAGCTGAGCAAGAACGAGACGCTGCGCCTGGCCATGAGATACATCAACTTCCTCGTCAAGGTCCTGGGAGAGCCAGGCCTGCAGCAGACAGCCGTGGCAGCCCGGGGCAGCATCCTGGGGCTCTTCCAGCAAGCCCCACACTTGCAGAGCATGGAGGAGCTGACACTGATTGAAAACTGTGGTGTCTCCTGTCCCGGCATGGGCAGCAATATAGCAGAGTGTTGGTCAGAGGCGTCATCCCCCTAG